A window of the Salmo trutta chromosome 25, fSalTru1.1, whole genome shotgun sequence genome harbors these coding sequences:
- the LOC115162188 gene encoding glucosamine-6-phosphate isomerase 2 — MGSQIHPQQNHPVQAQILHLGITHRPPPGPPGNVTDLEAECEAFEKKIAQAGGIDLFVGGIGPDGHIAFNEPGSSLVYRTRVKTLSKVPTMALTVGVGTVMDARAAFALYKAIEEGVNRMWTVSAFQQHLHTIFVCDEDATLELRVKTVKYFKGLMHVHNRLVDPVLSINDQ; from the exons ATGGGCAGCCAAATACATCCGCAACAGAATCATCCAGTTCAAGCCCAGATACTTCACCTTGGGATTACTCACAG GCCTCCCCCGGGCCCACCCGGCAATGTCACCGACCTAGAAGCAGAGTGTGAGGCCTTTGAGAAGAAGATTGCCCAGGCTGGGGGAATCGACCTGTTTGTAGGAG GAATCGGACCGGACGGTCACATTGCTTTCAATGAGCCAGGCTCCAGTCTCGTCTACAGGACCCGAGTGAAGACCCTGTCGAAGGTCCCCACCATGGCCTTGACCGTGGGTGTGGGGACAGTCATGGATGCTCGAGCG GCCTTTGCCCTGTACAAAGCCATAGAGGAGGGTGTTAACCGCATGTGGACCGTCTCGGCCTTCCAGCAACACCTGCACACCATCTTTGTGTGTGACGAGGATGCCACACTGGAGCTCAGAGTCAAAACGGTCAAGTACTTCAAAG GTTTGATGCATGTTCACAACCGACTGGTGGACCCAGTACTCAGCATAAATGACCAATAA
- the LOC115162187 gene encoding uncharacterized protein LOC115162187, protein MDLRPRGKKDDQNVVDSQDIDNATASKISISPHNSDDSSRLLLSAGSLATLLREIQDGNKGLSLKIDKKSDELHSSIDDLKSSMNDLLLRMTEAELRISTVEDTITRHDQVLIQLQKDNAYLKNKVDQMENQSRRSNIRVVGLKEDSEDRDPVRFLTQWIPDVLGIINFTKPLEIERAHRTSAPKHRPDEPLRAVLIRFLRFQDREKILKLARVKGDITIDGKRVSLFPDMSADLARRRKQFRPAAKALKENNITGYLIHPAQMKVQYKGRSHLFNTPGEVFTFLKELNRV, encoded by the coding sequence ATGGACCTCCGACCAAGAGGCAAGAAGGACGACCAAAACGTTGTTGATTCCCAAGATATCGATAACGCTACAGCTAGCAAGATTAGCATTAGCCCTCATAACTCAGACGACAGTTCCAGACTGTTGCTCTCGGCAGGCTCGCTGGCTACTCTCCTTCGGGAAATTCAGGATGGTAACAAAGGTCTTTCTCTGAAAATTGACAAGAAATCGGATGAACTCCATTCTTCCATTGACGACCTGAAATCCTCCATGAATGATCTCCTTTTGAGAATGACTGAGGCTGAGTTGCGCATTAGCACAGTTGAAGATACCATCACTCGACATGACCAGGTTCTGATACAACTGCAGAAGGACAATGCCTACCTCAAAAACAAGGTAGACCAGATGGAGAACCAGAGCAGACGTAGTAATATCCGTGTGGTGGGATTGAAAGAGGACAGCGAGGACCGTGACCCGGTCCGTTTCTTAACTCAATGGATCCCTGATGTCTTAGGCATAATCAACTTCACCAAGCCGTTGGAAATCGAACGCGCCCACAGAACATCAGCGCCGAAACACCGGCCAGATGAGCCCCTACGGGCCGTCCTGATCAGGTTCCTCCGTTTCCAGGACAGAGAGAAGATACTGAAACTCGCAAGAGTCAAAGGGGACATCACCATCGATGGCAAGAGGGTCAGCCTTTTCCCGGATATGAGCGCGGATCTCGCCAGACGTCGCAAGCAGTTCAGACCTGCCGCCAAAGCACTGAAGGAGAATAACATCACCGGCTACCTCATCCACCCTGCGCAGATGAAAGTTCAGTACAAAGGCCGAAGCCATCTCTTCAACACACCGGGAGAAGTGTTCACTTTTCTCAAAGAACTGAACCGCGTCTGA